The Plasmodium knowlesi strain H genome assembly, chromosome: 12 sequence aaaaataagaactGCTAGTACAACCTTCGATGGTGAGTGTGGGATCGTTTGGCTTACATTCATAACTTCCAACTTTTCTTGTAAACCCAGTTTCACATTCGTAATCTTCTGGTGTACATTCACAGGCCTTTTTATCAACAGTTCTTTTTAAGTCTTTTCCATTAAAGCATTCAGATGTTTGCTTTCTTCTTGTGTAggtaattttccttcctaaTATACATTTGTCTGAAAAGGATCCACTGGTAGGTGACCATGTTTCATAATCTGAAGACACAGAATCAGCTGCCCATAACCCTTTACATAAAGGTTGACCGAGTGCATTAAAATCTAAATGGTAAAGAACCCCGACATCGTTTCTTGTTCCATATACCAAAAATTCAACGGAAGAAGAATTGGGCTCCGCTACAATATTATCAACTTCGATGGAAAATTGCCCTAATTCGAAATCGAACCAACTCTGTCCTTCATTCCAACTGAAAACAATTTGATTAGTTTTGCGCAAATCATCAGCCATAACTATCAATCCACCATGATCTCCATATTCATAAATATATGGGCCTTTATGTGCTTCCATCCAAGTGACTCCACCATCTCTTGACAGGAAAGTATTCACCTCATCACTTTCGTACCTTAAATGGCTACCTACATTACCAGTTCCCATAATTATTCCAACGGCATTTTCGATGGAGTAAAAAGGGGCATACTGATGATAGTTTGTTATACCATGTAGGTGAAGGAAGCAGTTATCACCACAGtcatatttatttcctctaCTATCAACTTTGGGTGCTTTCAAATAAGACCAGTGACCACCtttattaaaagaaattactGTCCTGACGAGATCttcgttttttccctttgctgcttgttttttcctcttctctgTGTTTGTCTGAAATGGACTAATATCTTCTTCCAGTTGTGCATTAAAATTGCGAAATCGCAAATCTTCATCTTTTATATCATCGTTTTCGTCGAGAAAATTGGCAATGTACACTCCGTCCAGACTTAATATTCGATCAAATTCACATTCCCCTGATGAAGTTCTAATATTGTTTGGAAGAGAAAGAGTATAATTCAGACCAGATGCATCcgatatatatacatttcctGTGTTGATTCTATCTGATGATGTTCCATGATTCACATGCAGCATGATAGCACCTTCGGAGGTGTCCAAAACGGTGTAGGATTTTTCATGTATATTTTCTGGCAAGTTAGCTTTATTAAACGTTTTCCCTCCATCTGTTGAAACCATCATGTTTACAGTTTGCTTGATCACATCATTCAGTCTAGCCACAAATATATACCCattggaaattaaaaatttatttccttgtttAACTAACACATCTAcgttttttccaaaattgtCTGTTTTTACAAAGTCGACATCTTTTGACCATCCACTGAATCTCTGTTGGTGTCCATTTCGATTTTTATGTCTCGTATAATAAACTGTATCTTCTGAATGGGTGTCTTTATCTCCCCAATTAAACTGAACCACATAAATATCCATAAGCTGGAAAGTTCTTCCTAGATCTTTTGTCACCGATAAGGTTTGCATACACTCTCCGCTTTTCTCATCCGTAGAGTAACAAGCTGAGGTCCAAGAGGATACCAATGCCCAGTGTGTCTTGGTACTATGGAATTGCCaaaagtttattttatttttataatttactATTCGAAA is a genomic window containing:
- a CDS encoding sortilin, putative, with product MKKKVERKVPRFKCHNQSDERKTQTASYKHADGNKERNKSKHIRRALLFFNFLFLFFSLTDFAQCQVAKKKVSVSEINFDSAVEDVQWCGNNHMTVLVKTVKGRLYRSADGGKIWTNITSSLSENPVNKNEPANHTNEVTTVDLIMVNPINKNIVLIIGNNKNHFVSEDSGESFRIVNYKNKINFWQFHSTKTHWALVSSWTSACYSTDEKSGECMQTLSVTKDLGRTFQLMDIYVVQFNWGDKDTHSEDTVYYTRHKNRNGHQQRFSGWSKDVDFVKTDNFGKNVDVLVKQGNKFLISNGYIFVARLNDVIKQTVNMMVSTDGGKTFNKANLPENIHEKSYTVLDTSEGAIMLHVNHGTSSDRINTGNVYISDASGLNYTLSLPNNIRTSSGECEFDRILSLDGVYIANFLDENDDIKDEDLRFRNFNAQLEEDISPFQTNTEKRKKQAAKGKNEDLVRTVISFNKGGHWSYLKAPKVDSRGNKYDCGDNCFLHLHGITNYHQYAPFYSIENAVGIIMGTGNVGSHLRYESDEVNTFLSRDGGVTWMEAHKGPYIYEYGDHGGLIVMADDLRKTNQIVFSWNEGQSWFDFELGQFSIEVDNIVAEPNSSSVEFLVYGTRNDVGVLYHLDFNALGQPLCKGLWAADSVSSDYETWSPTSGSFSDKCILGRKITYTRRKQTSECFNGKDLKRTVDKKACECTPEDYECETGFTRKVGSYECKPNDPTLTIEGCTSSSYFYANAYRKVPGDICVNGWVPEKVPVPCPAHAPFNRSAKSILFILFILGLIMLIVTYLCRNPKFKHLFYNYGFDTFEHVKYSVIKTKRGNVNTNVFEPEMEFIDAEQDDNEEDVPTLLSYSNDRNRTRNSDFKLTRNRSNQNNYLTSRNVSPPQKYPENIELL